In the Lepidochelys kempii isolate rLepKem1 chromosome 3, rLepKem1.hap2, whole genome shotgun sequence genome, one interval contains:
- the GREM2 gene encoding gremlin-2 isoform X2, with translation MLWKLALSVFLVAALVKVTDTRKNRPAGAIPSPYKDSTSNNSERRQHLNKEVLASSQEALVVTERKYLKSDWCKTQPLRQTVSEEGCISRTIINRFCYGQCNSFYIPRHVKKDEESFQSCAFCKPQKVTSFTVELECPELDPPFRLKKIQKVKQCRCMSVNLSNSDKQ, from the coding sequence ATGCTCTGGAAACTTGCCTTATCTGTTTTTCTGGTGGCGGCCTTGGTTAAAGTAACAGATACCAGGAAAAACCGACCTGCAGGAGCAATTCCATCTCCCTACAAAGATAGCACAAGCAACAACTCGGAGAGGAGGCAGCATCTGAACAAAGAAGTACTGGCCTCCAGCCAGGAGGCCCTGGTGGTCACTGAGAGGAAGTACCTTAAAAGTGACTGGTGCAAAACCCAACCCCTGCGGCAGACAGTCAGCGAGGAGGGCTGCATAAGCCGCACCATCATCAACCGTTTCTGCTATGGCCAGTGCAACTCCTTCTACATCCCCCGGCACGTGAAAAAGGATGAGGAatccttccagtcctgtgctttctGCAAGCCTCAGAAAGTCACCTCCTTCACTGTGGAGCTGGAGTGCCCTGAGCTGGATCCACCTTTCAGACTCAAGAAAATCCAGAAAGTCAAGCAGTGCAGGTGTATGTCTGTGAACCTCAGCAACTCTGACAAACAGTGA